The following coding sequences lie in one Spinacia oleracea cultivar Varoflay chromosome 1, BTI_SOV_V1, whole genome shotgun sequence genomic window:
- the LOC110791700 gene encoding uncharacterized protein, translating into MSCCLCCKPLIWIEPIKRNSAIIPLRRFHSVVVSGLMHQRFNFKVRASMVDSSSDSSSNFADRIEQAWSISQQPTPIPCSSCSSNGSVECKWCAGTGFFIIGDNMLCEVPSRNTTCVICAGEGSTQCSNCQGTGFRARWLGKPPIYKD; encoded by the exons ATGTCTTGCTGTTTGTGTTGTAAACCTCTAATTTGGATCGAACCCATAAAGAGGAACTCTGCAATAATTCCTCTAAGAAGATTCCATAGCGTCGTCGTTTCTGGTTTGATGCATCAGAGGTTCAATTTCAAGGTCCGAGCTTCGATGGTGGATTCTTCATCAGATAGTTCTTCCAATTTTGCTGATCGAATTGAACAAGCCTGGTCAATTTCTCAG CAACCTACCCCCATTCCTTGCTCTTCTTGCAGCTCGAATGGGAGTGTTGAATGCAAATGGTGTGCTGGTACAGGATTTTTCATTATTGGTGATAATATGCTTTGTGAAGTTCCGTCCAGAAACACTACTTGTGTTATATGTGCCGGAGAG GGTTCAACTCAATGCAGCAATTGTCAAGGGACTGGATTTCGTGCGAGATGGTTAGGGAAGCCACCAATCTACAAAGACTAG
- the LOC110791697 gene encoding protein FAR1-RELATED SEQUENCE 5-like produces MKRLEGKDTQAVVNMLIKRGEEDPTFYFRVKVNEANQVISMFWRDGMMQEDYDVYGDVCVFDTTFRTNKYNLVCAPFVGVNNHWSNVMFGCAFIADEKTHTFVWLLETFLESMGGKSPITIFTDQDQAMANAIEQVFPNTRHRLCLWHLQKNAVSRFGDLKADNTFKDTFKKCLYRCYNEEEFETTWFDMITKYNLQNHDRFTNLYTIKEKWLDRWRYQEDQNEYDCGNALPKSDFPMVGMIKHAANVYTLTLFRDFEKEFKYAMGCISNVNYINGNFFGYKVQHESWPEHTAIM; encoded by the exons atgaaaagactaGAAGGAAAAGATACACAAGCAGTTGTGAACATGTTAATTAAGAGAGGAGAAGAAGATCCAACATTTTATTTTCGAGTAAAGGTGAACGAGGCAAACCAAGTAATAAGCATGTTTTGGAGGGATGGAATGATGCAAGAAGATTATGACGTATATGGTGATGTCTGTGTCTTTGACACAACTTTCAGAACAAACAAATACAATTTAGTTTGTGCGCCATTTGTAGGTGTCAACAACCATTGGAGTAATGTGATGTTTGGTTGTGCTTTTATTGCTGATGAGAAGACACACACTTTTGTGTGGCTATTGGAAACATTTCTGGAGTCTATGGGAGGAAAATCACCTATAACTATCTTTACAGATCAAGATCAAGCAATGGCAAATGCTATTGAACAA GTGTTTCCTAATACAAGACATAGATTATGTTTATGGCACTTACAAAAGAATGCTGTGTCAAGATTTGGAGACTTAAAAGCTGACAATACCTTCAAAGACACATTCAAGAAGTGCTTATATCGTTGTTACAATGAAGAAGAATTTGAAACCACTTGGTTTGACATGATTACTAAGTATAACCTTCAAAATCATGATAGGTTTACAAATCTCTAtacaataaaagaaaaatggt TGGATCGTTGGAGATATCAAGAAGATCAAAATGAATATGATTGTGGAAATGCTTTGCCTAAATCTGATTTTCCAATGGTCGGAATGATAAAACATGCGGCAAATGTTTACACACTTACATTGTTTAGAGATTTTGAAAAAGAATTCAAGTATGCAATGGGTTGCATCTCAAATGTCAACTACATCAATGGAAATTTCTTTGGTTACAAAGTGCAACATGAATCTTGGCCAGAACATACTGCCATTATGTAG